GCTTGCCGCCGCCGATCTTCACGCCGGGGCACTCGCCTTCGATGTGGATCGGAACTTCCATTTCGACCACTTCGTCAGCCGAGAAGAGCTGGAAGTCGGCGTGAATCACGCGGTCCGACACCGGGTCGAACTGCACCTCCTTGATGAACGAACGGACGCTTTTGCCATCCGGGTACTGAAGGTCGATCAGGTGCGATTCAGACGAGTGGACAAGCTTGTCCAGGCTGATTTCATCGACGCTGATGGCAACGGTGGCTTCTCCTTTATGGTAAACGACGGCTGGAACCTGGCCCTGGCGGCGCAGCTTTGCAGCTTCGTTTTTCTTGACTTCGCGAAGGTTGACAGACAATGCTCTTGTTTCCATGCTTTTCCTCTGGCTCCTTTAACAGTTAACGCTTGTAATTAATGATGATTGGTGATTTTGTGAGTGATGTTCTTGCTGTCGAACAGGTAGCTGACCGACTCGCCGTCATAGATTCTCTTGATAGCCTCGCCGAACAGGTTGCTGATGGTGACGGTCTCGATTTTCGAGCAGTAGTCATGTTCTGAAACCAGCGAATCGGTGACGATCACCTTTTCGAACACCGAGTTGTTGATGCGCTCGATGGCCGGGCCGGAGAGAATCGGGTGCGTGGCCGCTGCGTAGATTTTCAGGCCGCCGGCCTCCTTGATCGCCTTGGCGGCATTGACGATGGTACCTGCCGTGTCGATCATGTCATCGACGAGCAGCACGTTTTTGCCCTTCACGTCGCCGATGATGTTCATCACTTCGGCCACATTGGCTTTCGGACGGCGCTTGTCCACGATGACCAGCTCGCTGCCGAGCTCCGAGGCGAACTTGCGGGCGAGCTTCACGCCGCCTACGTCCGGCGAAGCCACGACGAGATTGTCGGCAATATCCATGTTCTTGACATGGTCGATCAGCACCACGCTCGAATAGAGGTGGTCGAACGGAATGTCGAAAAAGCCCTGAATCTGCGGAGCGTGCAGGTCCATGGTGAGAATCCTGTCGGCCCCGGCCTGCGTGAGCAGATTGGCCACGAGTTTGGCGGTGATCGCCACGCGCGGCTTGTCCTTCCTGTCCTGGCGGGCATAGCCGTAATAGGGCAGGACGGCGGTGATCCGGTGCGCTGAAGAGCGCTTGGCGGCGTCGATCATGATGAGCAGTTCCATCAGATTGTCAGCCGGGGGATTGGTGGACTGGATAATGAACATATCCGAGCCCCTGATCGATTCGAAGTAGTTGACCGAAATCTCGCCGTCGGAAAAGTTCTCCGCCTTGGCATCGCACAGCGGCGTGCCGAGGTAATCGGCGATTCTTTTGGCAAGTTCCGGATTGCTGCGTCCAGCGACAATTTTGATAGGTGTTTCCATCGTTCACTGCTTTTTCTGATGAAACGAATTATATTACGCCTCCATCTTCGGTTACCGGGTACGGCGCACTGCTTGTTAGTATCCGGAACGGTAAAAGGATTCAGAATATAGCAAAACGGATTAAAATTTTAAGAAAATTTCTGGCTTGCCTTGCAGGCGAGTAGAGCATGAAGATTAATGATATCAAAGCCTTTCTCGGGCGCTATTTCGATCCGGTCGAGCTGGTCGGCGCGGATGACATCGAGATTACGGGACCAGCAAAGATCGAGGAGGCCGTAGCTGGCCAGGTCAGCTTCGTGGCCAATGAGAAGTATTACCGTCACATCGCCCGGACTGGCGCTTCGCTGATTGTCGTCGGCCAGAAGGCTCCGCTAGACGAGGCTCCTGCCGGAACCAGTTTTCTGAAGGTC
This genomic window from Chlorobaculum limnaeum contains:
- a CDS encoding 50S ribosomal protein L25/general stress protein Ctc, yielding METRALSVNLREVKKNEAAKLRRQGQVPAVVYHKGEATVAISVDEISLDKLVHSSESHLIDLQYPDGKSVRSFIKEVQFDPVSDRVIHADFQLFSADEVVEMEVPIHIEGECPGVKIGGGKLQINVHTLTLKGRPEAMPEHFTIEVSALELGQTLHIRDLQAVAPEGIQILGDAEASVVSVSAPRKEAEASAEGAAEA
- a CDS encoding ribose-phosphate pyrophosphokinase; the encoded protein is METPIKIVAGRSNPELAKRIADYLGTPLCDAKAENFSDGEISVNYFESIRGSDMFIIQSTNPPADNLMELLIMIDAAKRSSAHRITAVLPYYGYARQDRKDKPRVAITAKLVANLLTQAGADRILTMDLHAPQIQGFFDIPFDHLYSSVVLIDHVKNMDIADNLVVASPDVGGVKLARKFASELGSELVIVDKRRPKANVAEVMNIIGDVKGKNVLLVDDMIDTAGTIVNAAKAIKEAGGLKIYAAATHPILSGPAIERINNSVFEKVIVTDSLVSEHDYCSKIETVTISNLFGEAIKRIYDGESVSYLFDSKNITHKITNHH